From Mya arenaria isolate MELC-2E11 chromosome 12, ASM2691426v1, the proteins below share one genomic window:
- the LOC128212243 gene encoding dentin sialophosphoprotein-like: protein MMHRSRQSSFITRQNREYGYSSRVGDTAKICASLTSAIKAHRTWDPRKTVSDTDHGGVFNFGFSKNGSLLGVAMERKSVLLFDALNGKLVAKKTNAHTDCVNCVKFLDDRLFATCSDDTTVALWDARYLKHNVQTFRGHSNWVKNIEYDSSQGVLLTSGFDGCIYTWNINRYSTEDTSNRVFYTSGLMRSKLSPDFSKLIISTHEGYIIIIHDLDLSTLGEDLKGFKPNMYRLMQRSQTPLKIGLQYNHVFEQDRNRVEFITDWPAGNEANIISSLQVHPHGWSILSRNTDSSENTEWTCVHDLQDYGEVKKTPSRPWEVAWTAPHTSSAYCTSTNTPAYSSQAPSARARGGNQSAGSVTENTSSAAGDGNQSNEENVNQSDDPGTENQSAAGNNDQSNEENLNHSADFVTENQSATACSNPSHEEDRNQAKPGNSNQPMEENMNQPGVDESSSVSAGNQSMSTGSNEENEGSSSASANQERNLQSLSQATNADNLANDGSQNNLQSDQNDSSSVPVRDSLLPREDIESDSSEGETSSTQPLRISRGVGNGSVNPSLRPVPPASSPLIAGPMHNSLIQIRRGSRQDDGSFSFSISVHTSSGRTIMFSQEDIEADDEEDRDFRITPVNTESRRQNESNGTDNRSRVQDRSSENTAQSGSSSRGINQSDQVSGLNLGINGNRSSSLSIEINDMDSVDVDNNDNSDVENESEHDIIDDVMMFPDTDSSDGEENDPVQGSVNINWPSHAGLNSGVNISIQSNDDSNDEPMFRHTGPSRIRRRAINTVRQNASPWSRASSNQTDNSSSSNSNSQNVGNRRVNTAANSNNPAPGGSVDVQPRSNSFMFVLESNSGTRRRRVLNLSYLDTLTETENSQLKKNIHTNTNRLQGYMEECNVGRGFIKEVAFSSDGRLISSPFGFGIRLFSFDPQCNELCDCYPRSPVKLYEATCSLAHVNIVVATQFSPVHNLVVSGCLDGKIAFHQPVL, encoded by the exons ATGATGCATCGAAGCAGGCAAAGTTCGTTTATCACTCGGCAAAACCGAGAGTATGGGTATTCATCAAGGGTTGGAGATACTGCGAAAATATGTGCAAGTTTGACATCCGCAATCAAAGCCCATCGAACCTGGGACCCAAGAAAGACTGTCAGCGACACGGACCATGGCGGTGTATTCAATTTTGGTTTCTCCAAGAACGG GTCATTGCTGGGTGTTGCCATGGAGAGGAAGAGTGTTCTGTTGTTTGATGCTCTCAATGGAAAACTTGTGGCCAAGAAGACCAATGCCCACACAGACTGCGTCAATTGTGTCAA GTTCCTTGATGACCGTCTGTTTGCTACCTGCTCTGATGACACCACAGTTGCATTATGGGATGCCCGTTACCTGAAGCACAATGTACAGACATTCCGGGGCCACTCAAACTGGGTGAAGAATATAGAGTATGACTCTAGCCAGGGGGTTCTCCTCACATCCGGCTTTGATGGCTGTATCTACACCTGGAACATTAACAG GTACAGTACAGAGGACACGTCTAACCGCGTGTTCTACACGAGCGGCCTGATGAGGTCCAAGTTGTCGCCCGACTTCTCCAAGCTCATCATCTCCACACATGAGGGCTATATCATCATCATACATGACCTAGATCTCTCTACCCTTG GTGAGGACTTGAAAGGGTTCAAGCCCAACATGTATCGTCTGATGCAGCGTAGCCAGACACCGCTGAAGATCGGCCTGCAGTACAACCATGTGTTTGAGCAGGACAGGAACCGAGTGGAGTTCATAACTGACTGGCCAGCGGGGAATGAGGCCAACATCATATCATCACTGCAG GTTCATCCCCATGGCTGGTCCATCCTCTCACGAAACACAGACTCATCAGAAAATACAGAG TGGACATGTGTCCATGATCTTCAAGACTATGGTGAGGTAAAGAAGACCCCATCCCGCCCGTGGGAGGTAGCATGGACAGCCCCTCACACTAGCTCAGCCTACTGCACCTCAACAAACACACCTGCTTACTCCTCCCAGGCACCATCTGCTAGAGCTAGAGGGGGCAACCAGTCTGCTGGCTCTGTCACTGAAAACACATCCTCTGCTGCTGGAGATGGAAATCAGTCAAATGAAGAAAACGTAAACCAGTCAGATGATCCTGGCACTGAAAACCAGTCTGCTGCTGGAAATAACGACCAGTCAAATGAAGAAAATCTGAACCATTCTGCTGACTTTGTCACTGAGAACCAGTCTGCTACTGCATGTAGTAACCCGTCTCATGAAGAAGATAGAAACCAGGCTAAACCTGGAAACAGTAACCAGCCAATGGAGGAGAACATGAATCAACCTGGTGTTGATGAGAGCTCTTCTGTATCAGCTGGCAATCAGTCAATGTCTACGGGGAGTAATGAGGAAAATGAAGGTAGTAGCAGTGCTAGTGCTAACCAAGAGCGGAATCTTCAGTCACTTAGTCAGGCTACAAATGCTGACAACTTAGCTAATGATGGATCACAAAATAATTTGCAAAGTGACCAAAATGATAGCAGCAGTGTCCCAGTGAGGGACAGTCTACTACCAAGAGAAGACATTGAATCAGACAGTTCAGAGGGTGAAACCTCCTCAACTCAACCGTTGAGAATCTCGCGAGGAGTGGGGAATGGTTCTGTGAACCCAAGCCTGAGACCCGTGCCCCCTGCTAGTTCACCCCTTATTGCAGGCCCCATGCATAACTCCCTGATTCAGATCAGGCGGGGCTCCAGACAGGATGACGGCAGTTTCTCATTCTCAATATCTGTGCACACATCAAGTGGACGAACCATCATGTTCAGTCAGGAAGATATTGAGGCAGATGATGAGGAGGATAGAGACTTCAGAATTACACCTGTTAACACCGAGTCTAGAAGGCAAAATGAAAGTAATGGTACGGATAATAGATCAAGGGTGCAGGATAGAAGTAGTGAAAACACCGCCCAATCAGGTTCAAGTAGTAGAGGCATTAACCAGAGTGATCAAGTCTCAGGTTTGAATCTGGGTATAAATGGGAATAGAAGTAGTTCATTAAGTATTGAAATTAATGACATGGATAGTGTTGATGTTGACAATAATGACAACTCTGACGTTGAGAATGAGAGTGAGCATGACATTATTGATGATGTGATGATGTTCCCAGATACTGACAGCTCTGATGGTGAAGAAAATGATCCAGTTCAAGGGAGTGTCAATATAAACTGGCCAAGCCATGCAGGCCTAAACAGTGGTGTCAATATTTCCATACAGAGTAATGATGATTCCAATGATGAGCCAATGTTTAGACACACTGGACCTTCAAGAATAAGGCGAAGGGCGATAAACACTGTAAGGCAAAATGCATCCCCCTGGTCGAGAGCTTCTAGCAACCAGACAGACAATTCATCAAGTTCTAATTCCAATTCACAAAATGTTGGTAACAGACGTGTGAACACTGCCGCCAATAGCAATAACCCGGCCCCTGGAGGGTCGGTCGATGTTCAACCACGAAGTAATTCCTTTATGTTTGTGCTGGAGTCAAACTCAGGCACGAGGAGACGGAGAGTGCTCAACCTGAGCTATCTGGACACTTTAACAGAGACAGAGAACTCACAGCTTAAAAAGAACATTCACACAAACACGAATCGCCTCCAAGGCTATATGGAAGAGTGTAATGTAGGTCGTGGCTTCATTAAAGAGGTGGCATTCAGCTCAGATGGCAGATTAATAAGTTCCCCATTTGGGTTTGGTATAAGACTGTTCTCATTTGATCCACAGTGTAACGAGCTCTGTGACTGTTATCCCAGATCCCCGGTCAAGCTCTATGAAGCCACTTGCTCTCTAGCTCATGTTAACATTGTGGTTGCCACACAGTTTTCACCCGTACATAACTTGGTTGTTTCAGGATGTCTCGATGGCAAAATAGCTTTCCATCAGCCTGTCCTTTAA